Proteins from one Malaya genurostris strain Urasoe2022 chromosome 2, Malgen_1.1, whole genome shotgun sequence genomic window:
- the LOC131432848 gene encoding uncharacterized protein LOC131432848, giving the protein MATKIKAELIELGFPQRILDILDNNELVEDDINKAIEFLKEKGLVSVDENANEISLIFPDEEIVRGQDSASNLIDPEQMLVPELGGSSTQNFTSFQVTQNRVLLSPHASPLEEVTAKENVIVVHRNISAKTNNTPENNSCTDYGKENTLHTNTELTHESLYKILSESLTGNDILKLAKVGPLSERRQLELAGILAQWHLQNKKKLVENDLRKYAQVITILLKYEKEDTYFLPRNGDKKNPGGKIYNKICNLKTKFRKRKIDDLNHLQKYSNSRNIRQDNSFELNQGTAWEALEWLNHNDGPWSTVLDMWKASFSLRKIYIGKPNAKENLIEDNLWRFLLSEYGYQLIDIDYQFLKSNRATEKWDHLLAVAGKYIRERSIDDSSCELVDIFSNSTEAKDLRICALLLSLNCVLHPQKVTVSYKPTVLNGQNDTVLFANSDDEAKVKLAAVYTQYQSYRIPLTPKLIFFGTQASLTGVFRVYYEDLFYTLPSASRAIDVYIKLCEVLALKHSKISKLIWLFVQHYIYDLDIPERYASIDRLVQFLNQPALSNLEQDDD; this is encoded by the exons atggctacGAAAATAAAAGCTGAGCTGATTGAGCTAGGTTTTCCGCAACGTATTTTGGATATTTTAGACA ATAACGAATTAGTTGAAGACGATATAAACAAGGCTATTGAGTTCCTCAAAGAAAAGGGGCTTGTGTCTGTTGATGAGAACGCGAATGAAATTTCTTTGATATTTCCG GATGAGGAAATCGTTAGGGGTCAAGACAGtgcatcaaatttaattgaTCCAGAACAAATGCTAGTCCCAGAGCTTGGTGGTTCATCAACTCAGAATTTTACTTCGTTCCAAGTCACACAG AATCGAGTACTGCTTTCTCCACACGCATCACCTTTGGAGGAGGTTACAGCTAAGGAAAACGTAATTGTAGTTCATCGTAATatttcggcaaaaacaaataacaCACCGGAG AACAACAGTTGTACAGACTACGGGAAAGAGAATACCCTGCATACGAATACAGAACTGACTCACGAAAGTCTATACAAGATACTATCGGAATCCTTAACAGGTAACGATATTCTCAAATTGGCAAAAGTTGGTCCATTATCAGAACGTAGACAACTCGAGTTGGCTGGAATTCTAGCACAATGGCACctgcaaaataagaaaaagctTGTCGAAAATGACTTAAGAAAGTATGCGCAAGtaataacaattttattgaaatacgAAAAAGAG GACACATATTTTCTCCCAAGGAACGGCGATAAGAAAAATCCCGGTGGgaaaatttataataaaatttgcaacttaaaaacaaaatttcgaaaacgaAAAATAGATGATTTAAATCATCTACAGAAGTACAGCAATTCCCGTAATATACGACAAGATAATTCATTCGAATTGAATCAGGGCACTGCATGGGAAGCCTTGGAATGGCTTAACCATAATGATGGCCCCTGGAGTACAGTCCTCGACATGTGGAAGGCAAGTTTCTCATTACGGAAAATCTATATTGGCAAACCAAACGCTAAAGAAAATTTAATAGAAGATAACCTGTGGCGATTTCTTCTATCGGAATACGGTTATCAGTTG atTGATATTGATTatcaatttctcaaatcgaatcgaGCTACGGAAAAGTGGGATCATCTACTAGCGGTGGCAGGAAAATATATCCGGGAAAGGTCAATTGATGACTCATCCTGTGAATTAGTAGATATCTTTAGCAATAGTACTGAGGCAAAGG ATTTACGAATTTGTGCTCTATTGCTCTCACTAAACTGCGTACTTCATCCACAAAAGGTTACGGTATCCTACAAACCAACGGTACTGAATGGACAAAACGATACTGTTTTGTTTGCAAATTCTGATGACGAAGCTAAAGTCAAACTTGCTGCTGTTTATACACAATATCAGAGTTATCGGATTCCACTAACtccaaaactgatatttttcggaaCTCAAGCATCGTTAACTGGAGTGTTCAGAGTATACTACGAAGATTTATTCTACACTTTGCCGTCAGCTTCTCGTGCCATCGATGTGTACATAAAATTATGTGAGGTACTGGCACTGAAGCATTCAAAAATCAGTAAACTGATTTGGCTTTTCGTTCAACACTACATTTATGATTTGGATATACCTGAACGTTACGCGAGTATCGATAGACTTGTGCAGTTTTTAAATCAACCTGCGTTAAGCAACTTGGAACAAGATGATGATTGA